One genomic window of Terriglobales bacterium includes the following:
- a CDS encoding aminotransferase class I/II-fold pyridoxal phosphate-dependent enzyme — MRIDLFKMERTQCLFENEVEYNLSESGVLPVRIEEVLGGAEDAAKFLSLGLKYAYSNGSPELRQNIATWYPGATADHVTVTNGGSEANYISVWGLLEKTDRAAVMLPNYMQTWGLARAYAGRADAFWLKPRRENGKMRWGLDLEGLRRAVSKKTKLITVCNPNNPTGAVLTEEEMDEIVAVARKANAWLLVDEIYRGAEAGGPLTPTFWGRFDKLLITSGLSKAFGMPGLRLGWIVGPPKMIAKVCSYHDYTTLSPSTVSEHLARIVMEPMRREKILQRTRAIIRKQLPALERWIHTHDDIFTYIPPVAAAIAYVGYKLPIKSEALMTKLIQERSVLITPGEHFAMGKYIRIGYGYDIEHTLRGLARVDLTLEELQKKAAPRQMRVAATRSGAA, encoded by the coding sequence GTGCGCATTGATCTTTTCAAGATGGAACGGACGCAGTGCCTGTTTGAGAACGAGGTGGAGTACAACCTCTCCGAAAGCGGCGTCTTGCCGGTGCGCATCGAGGAGGTGCTGGGGGGCGCTGAGGATGCGGCGAAGTTTCTGTCGCTTGGACTGAAATACGCGTATTCCAATGGCTCCCCAGAGTTGCGGCAAAACATCGCGACTTGGTACCCCGGCGCTACCGCGGACCATGTGACCGTCACAAACGGAGGGTCGGAGGCTAACTACATTTCGGTCTGGGGACTGCTGGAAAAGACTGACCGTGCCGCTGTCATGCTGCCCAACTACATGCAGACCTGGGGATTGGCCCGAGCTTACGCCGGACGCGCCGACGCATTCTGGCTGAAACCCCGGCGAGAGAATGGCAAAATGCGTTGGGGGCTGGATCTCGAGGGTCTGCGCCGGGCAGTGAGCAAAAAGACCAAGCTCATCACGGTGTGCAATCCCAACAATCCTACGGGCGCGGTACTGACGGAAGAAGAAATGGACGAAATAGTTGCCGTGGCGCGAAAGGCGAATGCCTGGTTGCTGGTGGACGAGATCTACCGCGGCGCGGAAGCTGGCGGGCCGCTCACGCCGACTTTCTGGGGACGCTTTGACAAGCTGCTGATCACATCCGGATTATCGAAGGCGTTCGGAATGCCGGGGCTGCGGCTGGGATGGATTGTTGGTCCACCGAAGATGATTGCAAAGGTGTGCAGTTATCACGACTACACGACGCTGTCGCCGAGCACGGTTTCGGAGCATCTGGCGCGAATCGTGATGGAGCCGATGCGGCGGGAGAAAATCCTGCAGCGCACTCGGGCAATCATCCGCAAGCAACTGCCGGCACTAGAACGCTGGATCCATACGCACGACGACATCTTTACCTATATTCCCCCGGTTGCGGCAGCGATTGCGTATGTTGGCTACAAGCTGCCGATAAAGTCCGAGGCGCTGATGACAAAATTGATTCAAGAGCGTTCAGTGTTAATTACGCCCGGAGAACATTTTGCGATGGGTAAATATATCCGTATCGGGTATGGGTATGACATTGAGCACA
- the acs gene encoding acetate--CoA ligase: MPQDAATVQPQSNIDSVLQESRSFPPPVEFARQAHVNSLEEYHRLYDLADSDPEAFWGAISRDLHWFKPWEKVLEWKAPWAKWFVGGQINLSYNCLDRHVATWRKNKAAIIWEGEPGDTRTLTYQQLHTEVQRFANVLRSLGVAKGDRVAIYMGMVPELPIAMLACARIGAVHSVVFGGFSANALVDRITDAQASAVITQDGGFRRGSEVPLKKAVDEALPSCPSVKSVVVYRRTGSKVHMEPGRDHWWHELMAGETNAICPAEPLDAEHPLYILYTSGTTGKPKGVVHTTGGYSVGTYITTKLVFDLKDEDTYWCTADIGWVTGHSYIVYGPLQNGATTLMYEGAPNHPEPDRFWHMIDRHQVTIFYTAPTAIRTFVKWGEQWPRRHKLDSLRLLGTVGEPINPEAWMWYRDVIGHNRCPIVDTWWQTETGMMMITPLPGAISAKPGSATRPFPGVAADVVTREGKPVPLGSGGYLVIKKPWPAMLRTIYGDPDRYVKQYWSEIPNIYFTGDGARKDKDGYFWIMGRVDDVINVAGHRLSTMEVESALVAHPKVAEAAVVGRPDDVKGQAISAFVTLEQGNAPSPELKEELRRWVAKEIGALAKPDDIRFSDVLPKTRSGKIMRRLLRELASSGEVKGDVTTLEDLSVIAKLRESEET; encoded by the coding sequence ATGCCCCAAGATGCAGCCACCGTCCAGCCACAATCCAACATTGACTCCGTCCTCCAGGAGAGCCGCAGTTTTCCTCCTCCAGTTGAATTTGCCCGCCAGGCGCATGTAAACAGTTTGGAGGAATACCACCGCCTCTACGATTTGGCGGACTCTGATCCCGAAGCATTCTGGGGAGCAATTTCCCGCGATCTACACTGGTTCAAACCCTGGGAAAAGGTTCTGGAGTGGAAAGCGCCCTGGGCGAAGTGGTTTGTTGGCGGCCAAATCAATCTTTCCTATAACTGCCTCGATCGCCATGTCGCTACTTGGCGCAAGAACAAAGCCGCCATTATCTGGGAAGGTGAGCCTGGTGACACCCGCACCCTTACCTATCAGCAGCTGCACACTGAGGTACAGCGCTTTGCCAATGTTCTGAGGTCACTCGGAGTTGCCAAAGGCGACCGGGTGGCAATTTACATGGGCATGGTACCGGAACTGCCGATTGCGATGCTGGCCTGCGCGCGGATCGGAGCGGTGCACTCGGTTGTGTTCGGAGGTTTTTCTGCCAACGCTCTAGTGGATCGCATCACCGACGCTCAAGCCAGCGCTGTCATCACGCAAGATGGCGGGTTCCGCCGTGGCTCCGAAGTTCCGCTGAAAAAGGCGGTCGACGAGGCGCTGCCCTCATGCCCCTCAGTGAAAAGTGTAGTCGTCTATCGTCGCACCGGAAGTAAAGTCCACATGGAGCCCGGTCGCGATCATTGGTGGCACGAGTTGATGGCGGGCGAGACCAACGCGATCTGTCCCGCCGAGCCGCTCGACGCCGAACACCCCCTCTATATTCTTTACACCTCGGGCACCACCGGTAAACCCAAGGGCGTGGTCCACACCACCGGCGGCTATTCCGTCGGCACTTACATCACCACGAAGCTGGTATTTGATTTGAAGGACGAAGACACCTATTGGTGTACTGCCGACATCGGTTGGGTCACGGGACACAGCTACATTGTGTACGGTCCGCTGCAGAACGGCGCCACCACCCTGATGTACGAGGGAGCGCCGAACCATCCCGAGCCCGACCGGTTCTGGCACATGATTGACCGCCATCAGGTCACGATTTTCTACACCGCTCCTACCGCGATCCGCACCTTTGTTAAATGGGGCGAGCAATGGCCACGCCGTCACAAGCTCGACAGCCTTCGGCTGCTGGGTACAGTCGGCGAGCCCATCAACCCGGAAGCCTGGATGTGGTATCGCGACGTCATCGGCCACAACCGTTGCCCCATCGTGGACACCTGGTGGCAAACCGAGACTGGCATGATGATGATTACTCCGCTGCCGGGGGCGATTTCCGCCAAGCCCGGTTCGGCCACCCGCCCATTTCCAGGTGTAGCCGCTGACGTGGTCACCCGCGAAGGCAAGCCGGTTCCGCTGGGCTCAGGCGGGTATCTGGTGATCAAGAAGCCCTGGCCTGCGATGCTGCGTACCATCTACGGCGATCCCGACCGCTACGTCAAACAATACTGGTCGGAAATTCCCAATATTTATTTCACTGGCGACGGCGCTCGCAAAGATAAGGACGGCTACTTCTGGATCATGGGCCGCGTAGACGACGTCATCAACGTGGCTGGCCACCGCTTGAGCACGATGGAAGTGGAGTCAGCGCTGGTGGCTCATCCCAAGGTGGCTGAAGCCGCCGTCGTCGGTCGCCCCGATGATGTAAAAGGTCAGGCAATTTCCGCTTTCGTCACGTTGGAGCAGGGGAATGCTCCCTCGCCCGAACTCAAAGAAGAACTGCGCCGCTGGGTGGCAAAAGAAATTGGTGCCCTCGCTAAGCCAGACGATATTCGCTTCTCCGACGTTTTGCCCAAGACCCGCTCCGGCAAGATCATGCGTCGTCTTCTGCGCGAGCTGGCCAGCAGCGGCGAGGTCAAAGGCGACGTGACTACGCTTGAGGACTTGAGCGTCATTGCCAAACTGCGTGAGAGCGAAGAAACATAA
- a CDS encoding zinc-dependent alcohol dehydrogenase family protein, translating into MVLQAPKNADENPLRLLDITPPSPDAREICVRVQYCGVCHTDLHIVEGELPLPKLPLVPGHQIVGVVEALGSNAHKFREGDRVGIPWLHSTDGVCRYCLSGNENLCDHARFTGYHVDGGYGETTIVAEDFAYALPHSFSGANAAPLLCAGIIGYRSFRLSNVQKGELLGLYGFGASAHIVLQFARYLGCEVYVFSRTSAHRELATSLGAAWVGGSDEKPPHQLDAAIIFAPAGQLAITALSAVRRGGTVALAGITMSPIPQFSYAAIYHEKILRSVANSTRRDALDFLELAAEVPVHTEIEVFQLEQANLALQKLKHSQIKGAAVLRVAT; encoded by the coding sequence ATGGTGCTGCAAGCGCCGAAGAATGCAGACGAAAATCCGTTGCGCCTGCTCGACATCACCCCTCCTTCTCCGGACGCTCGCGAAATTTGCGTTCGCGTTCAGTATTGCGGTGTTTGTCACACCGATTTGCATATCGTCGAGGGTGAGCTTCCATTACCCAAGCTGCCGCTTGTGCCCGGCCACCAAATCGTAGGGGTGGTAGAGGCCCTCGGCAGCAACGCGCACAAATTCCGTGAAGGTGACCGCGTCGGCATTCCCTGGCTGCACTCCACCGACGGCGTTTGCAGATACTGCCTGTCCGGCAACGAGAACCTTTGTGATCACGCGCGATTCACTGGCTACCACGTAGATGGTGGATACGGAGAGACAACTATCGTTGCCGAAGACTTCGCTTACGCGCTTCCTCACAGTTTTTCTGGAGCTAACGCCGCGCCGCTGCTTTGCGCCGGCATCATCGGCTACCGTTCATTTCGGTTGAGCAATGTACAGAAGGGGGAGCTGTTGGGTCTGTACGGTTTCGGCGCATCCGCACACATCGTTCTCCAATTTGCGCGCTACCTGGGTTGCGAAGTGTACGTTTTCTCCCGCACCTCGGCCCATCGCGAATTAGCGACGAGCTTAGGTGCAGCGTGGGTAGGCGGAAGTGACGAAAAACCTCCACACCAACTGGATGCAGCCATCATCTTTGCGCCCGCTGGACAATTGGCCATAACAGCGCTGAGCGCTGTCCGGCGAGGGGGAACGGTTGCCCTGGCAGGCATCACAATGAGTCCTATCCCGCAATTTAGTTATGCTGCCATCTACCACGAGAAAATCTTGCGTAGTGTGGCGAACAGCACCCGCAGGGACGCCCTCGACTTTCTGGAGCTGGCCGCCGAGGTGCCGGTGCACACAGAGATCGAAGTATTCCAACTGGAGCAGGCCAATCTGGCCCTGCAAAAGCTCAAGCACAGCCAGATAAAAGGCGCCGCGGTGCTGCGGGTTGCGACTTGA